A stretch of the Nicotiana tabacum cultivar K326 chromosome 6, ASM71507v2, whole genome shotgun sequence genome encodes the following:
- the LOC142181551 gene encoding uncharacterized protein LOC142181551 → MVLQQQYREKCFKKYSELISLLLVAERNNDLLMRNHENRPTGSTPLPEVDEVSSHYTKRGKGRGPIRGRGHGRGRGRGQGRNFPGVNHPPKKNNHQKWKGKDEKPKANGSKTECYRCGGKGHWTNICRVPRHLVEFYQASLKNKGPEANFVSDNDFDITNLDVADFFEHPNGKIDHLIGDGSMVKDD, encoded by the coding sequence atggtccTGCAACAGCAGTATAGAGAGAAATGTTTCAAGAAGTACTCTGAGctgatttctcttctccttgtggctGAGCGAAACAATGACTTGCTCATGAGAAATCACGAAAATCGACCCactgggtctacaccattgcctGAAGTGGATGAGGTGTCTTCCCATTATACTAAGCGTGGAAAAGGCCGTGGCCCTATTCGtggtcgtggtcatggtcgtggccGTGGCCGTGGACAAGGAAGAAATTTTCCTGGTGTTAATCACcccccaaagaaaaataaccaccaaaagtggaaagggaaagatgagaagcCAAAGGCAAATGGTTCAAAAACTGAATGTTATCGTTGCGGTGGAAAAGGGCATTGGACAAATATTTGCCGTGTACCAAGACATTTGGTTGAGTtttatcaagcatctctaaagaaTAAAGGCCCTGAAGCCAATTTTGTCTCTGACAATGATTTTGACATCACCAACTTGGATGTGGCAGACTTCTTTGAGCACCCTAATGGGAAAATAGATCACTTGATTGGTGATGGTTCCATGGTTAAAGATGATTGA